A single genomic interval of Alteromonas sp. BL110 harbors:
- a CDS encoding undecaprenyl-phosphate glucose phosphotransferase, which yields MDNRVDSNKAIKAHPVEPNTNGGLVVRNQSGFSTVYRLIDLSLVTILYYSSAAYYGNQIDTTSLILLFVNVICFQISAEGVELYRSWRGHGTQEMLRAAAITWALSILGTMTMGYFFVQEIKTPPPAILLWFASSFVVLIMWRFVMRKFLFRIRKSGLNSRRSIIIGATQLGANVALQIQQNEHLGIKFNGLFDDREAERLPHEMQGAVLGNIEAAIEMAKRNEVDYIYIALPMSAENRIRSILEQCSDTTANVYVIPNFFMYNLLNARWQTVGNVQALSVYDTPFQGASDVLKRFEDVVLSSLILMLISIPMLAIAAAVKLTSKGPVIFKQKRYGLDGKQITVYKFRSMTTQDNGAVVKQATKNDARLTKIGGFLRRTSLDELPQFINVLQGRMSIVGPRPHAVAHNEEYRKIITGYMLRHKVKPGITGWAQVNGLRGETETTNKMVQRVEYDLDYIHRWSIWFDIKIVFMTVFNGFINKNAY from the coding sequence ATGGACAATAGAGTAGATTCTAACAAAGCGATTAAAGCTCATCCGGTTGAACCCAACACCAACGGTGGTTTAGTTGTTAGAAACCAAAGTGGTTTTTCTACTGTTTACAGACTTATTGACCTTTCCCTTGTCACTATTCTTTATTATTCATCTGCTGCGTATTACGGAAACCAGATAGACACTACAAGCCTTATCCTTTTATTTGTTAATGTAATTTGCTTTCAAATTTCGGCAGAAGGCGTAGAGCTCTATCGGTCTTGGCGTGGGCATGGAACCCAAGAGATGCTTAGAGCAGCGGCTATCACTTGGGCATTGAGTATTTTGGGTACTATGACGATGGGGTATTTCTTTGTTCAAGAAATTAAGACCCCACCGCCTGCAATTTTATTATGGTTCGCATCGTCATTTGTTGTGTTGATAATGTGGCGATTTGTAATGCGTAAATTTTTGTTTCGCATTCGTAAAAGTGGCCTTAACTCTCGTCGTTCAATCATTATTGGCGCAACTCAACTTGGCGCAAATGTCGCACTTCAGATACAGCAAAATGAGCATTTGGGTATTAAGTTCAATGGCTTATTTGACGATAGAGAAGCAGAAAGACTGCCTCACGAAATGCAAGGCGCGGTGCTTGGAAATATAGAAGCCGCGATAGAAATGGCAAAGCGCAATGAAGTTGATTACATTTACATTGCCCTTCCTATGAGTGCAGAAAACCGGATTCGCAGCATACTAGAGCAGTGTAGTGATACTACGGCAAACGTTTATGTTATTCCGAACTTCTTCATGTACAACCTACTAAACGCTCGCTGGCAGACGGTAGGTAACGTCCAGGCGCTAAGTGTTTACGACACACCGTTCCAAGGTGCAAGCGACGTACTTAAGCGTTTTGAAGATGTAGTTTTAAGTTCGTTAATTCTTATGCTGATTTCTATACCCATGTTGGCGATTGCAGCAGCTGTTAAACTTACGTCTAAAGGGCCCGTAATTTTTAAACAAAAGCGTTACGGATTAGATGGTAAACAAATTACAGTGTACAAGTTCCGGTCTATGACTACGCAAGATAATGGTGCAGTTGTAAAACAAGCCACTAAAAATGACGCGCGCTTAACTAAGATTGGTGGTTTCTTAAGAAGAACCTCTTTAGATGAACTTCCGCAGTTTATTAATGTTCTGCAAGGCCGTATGTCGATTGTAGGCCCTCGCCCTCACGCTGTGGCGCACAACGAGGAATATCGTAAGATCATTACAGGCTACATGTTACGCCACAAGGTTAAACCAGGAATTACAGGCTGGGCACAAGTGAATGGCCTGCGTGGTGAAACTGAAACCACTAACAAAATGGTTCAGCGCGTAGAATATGATTTAGATTACATACACCGCTGGTCTATTTGGTTTGATATCAAAATAGTATTTATGACTGTTTTCAATGGTTTCATTAATAAGAACGCCTATTAA
- a CDS encoding outer membrane beta-barrel protein, whose translation MFKRTKSIIAMSVICATPTLYAQEAGRIQAGQFDLIPSFTSSMAYVDNVANARDNQSKIYSWRAILSPELIAATEVDGNPIQVGYRLERGVYFSSDNDDYTDHFVEASGDFELNSRHRVSALAQYEDGHEDRGTGFSIGSGLEITTPDTYKSTNLSAEYSYGAATTDGMITLKARRQTLDYDRTEDAYIIRDRAKNMVGAEFGYQIGSATSMVLDVTKTFIKYDEQLDLVTRDNDETRILVGVVWESTAATTGFAKVGYKEKDFDNEARGTFYGTDWEVGIDWQPVSYSTVRISTSADTFETNGEGDFIRGQNYSVRWNHDWLERVSTSFSVTQQNDEYVFNEIDIVNRDDELMNYSAALNYQARRWLKFSTFYQYTDRDSNRDTIGYDKSEIGVTVEVTL comes from the coding sequence ATGTTTAAAAGGACCAAAAGCATCATAGCAATGTCGGTTATTTGCGCCACTCCGACACTATATGCCCAAGAGGCCGGTCGAATTCAAGCTGGGCAATTCGATTTAATACCATCATTTACTTCATCGATGGCCTATGTTGATAACGTTGCAAATGCACGGGATAACCAAAGTAAAATCTATAGTTGGAGAGCGATTCTTTCACCAGAGTTGATTGCTGCAACAGAGGTCGATGGAAATCCTATTCAGGTGGGTTACAGATTAGAACGAGGCGTTTATTTCTCAAGCGATAACGACGATTACACCGATCATTTTGTAGAAGCATCGGGCGATTTCGAGTTGAACAGCCGTCATCGCGTAAGTGCCCTTGCTCAATATGAAGATGGTCATGAAGATCGAGGAACCGGTTTTTCAATTGGTTCAGGCTTGGAGATCACCACTCCGGATACTTACAAAAGCACCAACCTATCAGCTGAATATAGCTACGGTGCGGCTACTACTGACGGTATGATAACGTTAAAAGCTCGTCGTCAAACCCTAGATTACGATAGAACCGAAGATGCTTATATCATTCGCGACCGCGCGAAAAACATGGTTGGTGCTGAATTTGGTTATCAGATTGGTTCTGCGACGAGCATGGTTTTGGATGTAACCAAGACTTTCATTAAATATGACGAACAGCTTGATTTAGTTACTCGCGACAATGATGAAACTCGCATACTTGTAGGTGTTGTTTGGGAGAGTACAGCGGCAACTACCGGCTTCGCGAAGGTAGGCTATAAAGAGAAAGACTTTGACAACGAAGCACGTGGTACTTTCTATGGTACCGACTGGGAAGTGGGTATTGATTGGCAACCTGTAAGCTATTCAACTGTAAGAATTTCTACCAGTGCAGATACATTTGAAACCAACGGAGAAGGTGACTTCATTCGAGGTCAAAATTATAGTGTGCGATGGAACCATGATTGGTTAGAGAGAGTCAGCACGTCTTTTAGTGTTACGCAGCAAAATGACGAATATGTATTCAATGAAATAGATATTGTTAATAGGGATGACGAATTGATGAACTACTCTGCAGCGCTAAATTATCAAGCACGTAGATGGTTAAAATTCAGCACGTTTTATCAGTACACAGATAGAGATAGTAACAGAGATACTATCGGCTACGACAAAAGCGAAATTGGTGTAACAGTAGAGGTAACACTGTGA